One Spiroplasma endosymbiont of Nebria brevicollis DNA window includes the following coding sequences:
- a CDS encoding helix-turn-helix transcriptional regulator: MFGNDIYNEMKRIGAMKLAIEIEIRRMRLRHGWTQAYLGNLVGVRQATISRIESNVGCSSWGIISKILIALSVEMKDIKGFTHNFVLKESDFELFIKLLMANTHLKTSILYNPIHCARVIIDAHNAGIISFDGKYAKK, translated from the coding sequence ATGTTTGGGAATGACATATATAATGAAATGAAAAGAATAGGGGCAATGAAATTGGCTATCGAAATAGAAATTAGACGTATGCGTCTACGACATGGATGAACACAAGCGTATTTAGGGAATCTTGTTGGTGTTCGTCAAGCAACAATTAGTAGAATTGAAAGCAATGTTGGATGTTCTTCATGAGGAATAATCAGTAAAATATTAATTGCCTTATCAGTTGAAATGAAAGATATTAAAGGATTTACTCATAACTTTGTTTTAAAAGAAAGTGATTTTGAGTTATTTATTAAATTATTAATGGCAAACACTCATCTGAAAACAAGTATCTTATACAATCCCATTCATTGTGCACGTGTTATTATTGATGCTCATAATGCAGGTATTATAAGTTTTGATGGCAAATATGCTAAAAAATAA
- a CDS encoding peptidase M17 has protein sequence MAKNSLLQISSKAKLTLKLTAVFADKVPHELIVKQKKKLTLISETKTYYLYLGESKELTRNDVYDFFLCFSSTNTQDLDIDIKSFVTSNLDESVLLQTIYEALWFGTAEEYTLKTKKSETKKVKYNVISTASFPTYTSQEQVDTLGASINLARNLQDMPPNVLYPEVFAKHILDAAKGIKNLTVKVLGQKEITDLKMNLLLAVNAGSHFDAKVVVLEYKGNPQHADDILGLVGKGITFDSGGYSLKPSSAMKGMKFDMSGAASVCNAAIAGAKLGLKLNFIAVACLTENKIGGHATLVETIFASMNGKTVEINNTDAEGRLVLADGMTYALQKGKANRIIELSTLTGAMLVALGSYMTGTFATDDKLFNDFNLASKQSNEEIWRMPIHQQNFLNMRSSKLADLSNISKDPYGGSSNAAAFLVEFAEDKPFLHLDIAGTAYKNDRGKGVLIKSLVQYMKNYSAK, from the coding sequence ATGGCAAAAAACAGTTTACTACAAATTAGTAGTAAAGCAAAACTAACATTAAAATTAACAGCAGTATTTGCTGATAAAGTACCCCATGAATTAATTGTTAAACAAAAAAAGAAATTAACATTAATTTCAGAAACTAAAACTTATTATTTATATTTGGGTGAAAGTAAAGAATTAACTCGTAACGATGTTTATGATTTCTTTTTATGTTTTAGTAGCACTAACACTCAAGATTTAGACATTGACATTAAATCATTTGTAACATCAAATCTTGATGAAAGTGTTTTATTACAAACTATTTATGAAGCATTATGATTTGGCACTGCAGAAGAATATACTTTGAAAACCAAAAAATCAGAAACAAAAAAAGTTAAATACAATGTTATTTCAACAGCAAGTTTCCCAACTTATACTTCACAAGAACAAGTAGATACTCTTGGTGCAAGTATTAACTTAGCACGTAATCTGCAAGATATGCCGCCTAATGTTTTATACCCTGAAGTATTTGCTAAACACATTCTTGATGCTGCTAAAGGAATTAAAAACTTAACAGTTAAAGTCTTAGGGCAAAAAGAAATTACTGACTTAAAAATGAATTTATTATTAGCAGTTAATGCTGGTAGTCATTTTGATGCTAAAGTTGTAGTTTTAGAATATAAAGGTAACCCCCAACATGCTGATGATATTTTAGGGTTAGTTGGTAAAGGTATTACTTTTGATAGTGGTGGATATTCATTAAAACCTTCATCTGCTATGAAAGGTATGAAGTTTGATATGTCAGGTGCCGCCTCTGTTTGTAATGCAGCGATTGCTGGCGCTAAATTAGGATTAAAATTGAACTTTATCGCAGTTGCTTGTTTAACTGAAAATAAAATTGGTGGCCATGCTACTTTAGTAGAAACTATTTTTGCTTCAATGAATGGTAAAACCGTCGAAATTAATAATACTGATGCCGAAGGACGTTTAGTCTTAGCAGATGGTATGACTTATGCTTTACAAAAAGGAAAAGCTAACCGTATTATTGAATTATCAACACTAACTGGTGCTATGTTAGTAGCATTGGGTAGTTATATGACTGGCACTTTTGCCACTGATGATAAATTATTTAATGATTTTAATTTAGCTTCTAAACAATCTAATGAAGAAATTTGACGTATGCCAATTCACCAACAAAATTTTTTGAACATGCGTTCATCTAAATTAGCTGACTTAAGTAATATATCAAAAGACCCATATGGTGGTTCATCAAATGCAGCTGCATTTTTAGTTGAATTTGCTGAAGATAAACCTTTCTTACATTTAGATATTGCTGGAACTGCTTATAAAAATGATCGTGGTAAGGGTGTATTAATTAAATCATTAGTACAATATATGAAAAACTATAGTGCTAAATAA
- a CDS encoding DEAD/DEAH box helicase: MVEILNINNNTISIKILNNKRTILDSLGIKPDGNNEFNISINLFAIKTLLNYCDDNKLKLKHDELLTKWTNLQKAKSLSDTTGNPKLRYYQRVDVAILKKNQRFGLFNEMRTGKTPTILAALSEMKVSKVLFVVPKSTILLTWVPELKNWTNFECIAIKDDTIKIRTQKYLDFAKSTNCALVVSKNTFKNDVKNQLITKFDFTLVIDEAHFLRNYKTAQSESILDVANHVSSVYCLTGTPANNHPSDVFGILKVIDNKLYQDIDYWDFVERYFGIIRKRITNFVTINLPKPNIKPQLADEFDYLVKKVSIMRKQVDVRDEMPTIIKNDLILTMPKGQMSLYHETLENMKEDLFYNKKTKITFLQIFMKLRTICATPINEGMKELGAKFNWVLDYLTDNETDSIIVYSTFSDKGIHVLSEILTKHKLKHQVMTGKNIQDQRVKAINDFQSGAVKIILCNIKTTNVGVTLDKGDVMIFLDRELNPTENEQAESRFFPTQLTDNKPRQIINLYCQGTIDLKIKTMLNNKIDINKIINEQGIKFFE; this comes from the coding sequence ATGGTGGAAATCTTAAATATTAATAATAACACTATATCTATTAAGATTTTAAATAACAAAAGAACTATTTTAGATAGTTTAGGTATTAAACCTGACGGTAATAATGAATTTAACATATCTATTAACTTGTTTGCTATTAAAACCCTCCTTAATTATTGTGATGATAATAAATTAAAACTTAAACATGATGAATTACTAACCAAATGAACAAATTTACAAAAAGCAAAAAGTTTAAGTGATACTACTGGTAATCCTAAATTAAGATATTACCAACGAGTTGATGTTGCGATTTTAAAAAAAAATCAAAGATTTGGTTTATTTAATGAAATGCGAACAGGAAAAACACCAACTATTTTAGCTGCTTTATCAGAAATGAAAGTTAGCAAAGTTTTATTTGTTGTTCCAAAATCAACAATTTTACTAACTTGAGTTCCTGAACTAAAAAATTGAACTAACTTTGAATGCATTGCTATTAAAGATGACACTATTAAAATTAGAACACAAAAATATTTAGATTTTGCTAAAAGCACGAATTGCGCCTTAGTGGTTAGTAAAAATACTTTTAAAAATGATGTTAAGAATCAATTAATAACTAAATTTGATTTTACATTAGTTATCGATGAAGCTCATTTTTTACGAAATTATAAAACTGCTCAGAGCGAGTCGATTTTAGATGTTGCTAATCATGTTTCATCAGTTTATTGTTTAACAGGAACACCTGCTAATAATCATCCCAGCGATGTTTTTGGAATTTTAAAAGTCATTGATAATAAATTGTATCAAGACATAGATTATTGAGATTTTGTCGAGCGTTATTTTGGTATTATTAGAAAACGAATTACTAATTTTGTTACTATCAATTTACCTAAACCAAATATTAAACCACAACTTGCTGATGAATTTGATTATTTAGTGAAAAAAGTATCAATCATGCGTAAACAAGTTGACGTTCGTGATGAAATGCCAACTATTATCAAAAATGATTTAATTTTAACTATGCCCAAAGGGCAAATGTCTCTTTATCATGAAACATTAGAAAATATGAAAGAAGACCTATTTTACAATAAAAAAACGAAAATTACTTTCTTACAGATTTTTATGAAACTACGAACAATTTGTGCAACTCCTATTAACGAAGGAATGAAGGAATTAGGTGCTAAATTTAATTGAGTATTGGATTATTTAACAGATAATGAAACCGATTCTATTATAGTTTATAGTACTTTTAGTGACAAAGGTATTCATGTATTAAGTGAAATTTTAACTAAACACAAACTAAAACACCAAGTTATGACTGGTAAAAATATTCAAGACCAAAGAGTAAAAGCTATCAATGATTTTCAAAGTGGTGCAGTTAAAATTATCTTATGCAATATTAAAACAACTAACGTAGGAGTTACATTAGATAAAGGCGATGTGATGATTTTTCTTGACCGTGAACTAAATCCAACGGAAAACGAACAAGCTGAAAGTCGTTTTTTCCCGACTCAATTAACTGATAATAAGCCACGACAAATTATTAATTTATATTGTCAAGGAACAATTGATTTAAAAATAAAAACAATGCTTAATAATAAAATTGATATTAATAAAATCATTAATGAACAAGGTATTAAGTTTTTTGAATAA
- a CDS encoding ATPase/DNA packaging protein, which translates to MTKTFKMFILGRPGTGKTTYVKYLAKKVHYQYIYIYSKGI; encoded by the coding sequence ATGACAAAGACCTTTAAAATGTTTATATTAGGTAGACCAGGAACAGGAAAAACCACTTATGTTAAATATTTAGCAAAAAAGGTTCATTACCAATATATATATATATATAGCAAAGGCATCTAA
- a CDS encoding BMP family ABC transporter substrate-binding protein codes for MKTFLRVASATLLISSSTAGLTGCSISSIGDVWIITDGGDLFDKAFNQQVLEGAQEFTDNFNKNRTIIGKFPGDEIWQSQKMRCRWIISRDNDVSTLQNNYNLAAFAGAKTIVLAGFHHLEALTPKIQNFYKALGIRFILVDAQLENPIDVASLTYSAEQSGFLAGLAGAIWLVANHEAYDSNGLKMSTFGGLPAQTIVSYMMGYYWGVYYFNNFRTNNDLLKMVNDLRPNTNPMSSSDFTSKYKISFDKIAKQFTGGFESGTKDSKSITSQLIDGNREDIVMPVAGAQTIDLLSTIKNSSINRNAKVIGVDVDQTKQYDYAKNTFLTSALKGIHASVSNWLWYAFNLNYDKSVVQPLNDASKYFDGTKPQVSLGKGYTGISDNDAINLIYQNLVSASYELLAQKVTAAFNILSNDLATNSSSSKWEDAWQTKIDDKELKYKPKF; via the coding sequence ATGAAAACGTTTTTAAGAGTAGCAAGTGCAACACTACTAATTAGTAGTTCAACAGCAGGTTTAACTGGTTGTAGTATTTCTAGTATTGGTGATGTCTGAATTATTACTGATGGTGGTGATTTATTTGATAAAGCTTTTAATCAACAAGTGTTAGAAGGAGCACAAGAATTTACCGATAACTTTAATAAGAATCGTACGATAATTGGTAAATTTCCAGGAGATGAAATTTGACAAAGTCAAAAAATGCGCTGTCGCTGAATTATTTCTCGTGATAATGATGTTTCAACTTTACAAAACAATTACAATTTAGCAGCGTTTGCGGGTGCTAAAACGATTGTTTTGGCAGGATTTCACCACTTAGAAGCATTAACACCAAAAATTCAAAATTTTTATAAAGCATTAGGGATTAGATTTATTTTGGTAGATGCACAATTAGAGAATCCTATTGATGTAGCAAGTTTAACTTATTCAGCTGAACAATCAGGTTTTCTAGCAGGCTTAGCAGGTGCTATTTGATTAGTAGCAAATCATGAAGCATATGATAGTAATGGTCTAAAAATGTCAACATTTGGGGGCTTGCCAGCACAAACCATAGTTAGTTATATGATGGGATATTATTGAGGTGTTTATTACTTTAATAATTTCCGCACTAATAATGACTTATTAAAGATGGTTAATGATCTTAGACCTAACACTAACCCTATGTCTTCATCTGATTTTACTTCTAAATATAAAATTAGTTTTGATAAAATTGCTAAACAGTTTACAGGTGGTTTTGAATCAGGGACTAAAGATTCTAAATCTATTACTTCACAATTAATTGATGGTAACCGTGAAGATATTGTCATGCCCGTAGCAGGGGCACAAACCATTGACTTACTATCAACAATTAAAAATTCAAGTATTAACCGTAATGCTAAAGTAATTGGTGTTGACGTTGACCAAACTAAACAATATGATTATGCTAAAAATACGTTTCTTACTTCAGCGCTAAAAGGGATTCATGCCTCAGTTAGCAATTGATTATGATATGCATTTAATTTAAACTATGATAAGAGTGTTGTACAACCACTGAACGACGCTAGCAAATATTTTGATGGTACAAAACCTCAAGTATCATTAGGCAAAGGATACACAGGAATCTCTGACAATGATGCTATTAATCTTATTTATCAAAATTTAGTTAGTGCATCATATGAATTATTAGCACAGAAAGTAACTGCTGCTTTTAATATTCTATCAAATGATTTAGCCACAAATTCAAGTTCAAGTAAATGAGAAGATGCTTGACAAACAAAAATTGATGATAAAGAACTAAAATATAAACCAAAGTTTTAA
- a CDS encoding ATP-binding protein has translation MYIAKASKIVSSYLGDTQKNIDLLLKDIQKINSQGIILIDEIDSFLGNRSNTLNDEYKRMIGSFNIMMDSIPIGTSTSIIAITNYTDYIDEAIIRRFNVHIELNNVERTNFIKY, from the coding sequence ATATATATAGCAAAGGCATCTAAAATAGTTTCGTCTTATCTTGGAGATACTCAAAAAAACATAGATTTATTATTGAAAGATATACAAAAAATAAATTCTCAAGGTATTATTTTAATTGATGAAATTGATTCTTTTTTAGGAAATAGATCTAATACTTTGAATGATGAATACAAAAGGATGATTGGTAGTTTTAATATTATGATGGATTCTATTCCTATAGGTACCTCAACCTCAATTATAGCGATCACGAATTATACAGATTATATTGATGAGGCTATTATTAGAAGATTTAACGTTCACATAGAATTAAATAATGTTGAAAGAACTAATTTTATAAAGTATTAA
- a CDS encoding IS1595 family transposase: MNKHQAWYTSATDLTKELGVTYKTAWRMDHEIRNRIAKQESQLIINGIPQMDEMFLSYMGSKKQGRSLLNKTLIVGIYEKTTNNLIVKVLKKADKKNLLKFALQHISVSCPLFTDSWKGYHQFGYVSSNGVNTNQIESVWKHLRKTFRNSCQGFKRKHSLICQRICI, encoded by the coding sequence ATGAATAAACACCAAGCATGGTATACCTCTGCAACAGATCTTACAAAAGAATTAGGTGTGACTTATAAAACAGCTTGAAGAATGGATCATGAAATCAGAAATAGAATTGCAAAACAAGAATCACAACTCATTATCAATGGCATTCCACAAATGGATGAAATGTTTCTTTCATATATGGGTTCAAAAAAACAAGGGAGATCTTTGTTGAATAAAACATTGATTGTTGGCATTTATGAAAAAACAACCAATAATTTAATTGTGAAAGTTTTAAAAAAAGCAGACAAGAAAAACCTTTTGAAGTTTGCTTTGCAGCACATTTCTGTTAGCTGTCCATTGTTTACTGATTCTTGAAAAGGATATCATCAATTTGGTTATGTGTCATCAAATGGTGTCAACACAAATCAAATTGAGTCAGTGTGAAAACATTTGAGGAAGACTTTCAGAAACTCATGTCAGGGTTTCAAAAGAAAACATTCACTTATATGCCAAAGAATATGCATATAA
- the pepF gene encoding oligoendopeptidase F has product MKRSQLNEKDKEKYCWDFTHLFANNDAWKKALPQFDKFADQILTLKGKLNNINNFKKYLTIGKEMSILGSKVVQYLHYGNLDTTNLEYQQLSSLFGIQQSKISEKLAWIEPEIKAIGPKTIKGWIAKEPQLKVYAHDMEVFFKFERFILSEHDETLLSKVSKSRSAAGGLYDTLVYADKEKVMFNYHDKEQELTQTLYLDILENSDPVKDQQVRIEMAKKFTEDIKNKKHSLAQIYESILEVAVEEIKIRNNDKEPDKKKHLTTLEQSLLGDDVPLVLYENLIKAGQKHAILVEQFYDLKRKFFKLKKFYGTDTSLKMTTMPTKKITVEEGIASVKEILAVLGDEYLEQLDLALLPGRIDYYEDTNKRVGAYSTGGSGVEPIILMNWDDTLNSLNTLAHELGHSVHTLFSEKYQEYPNANYPIILAEVASTVNEHLSFDYLYNKATDDQERIYLLQSHIETVIGTFFRQIQFAEFEWKAHQLVEAETPLDADILADLYETTSNKYGQKVLDKADEKSKSYSWPRILHFFQSPYYVYKYATSITVSYKLYEDIKQGKKENLINFLKAGASKYPLDILKDAGVDLTQINVYNPLVNNLKNMIEQLGNLINK; this is encoded by the coding sequence ATGAAGCGTTCACAATTAAATGAAAAAGATAAAGAAAAATATTGTTGAGATTTTACTCACTTATTTGCTAATAACGATGCTTGAAAAAAAGCTTTACCACAATTTGATAAGTTTGCTGACCAAATTTTAACTTTAAAAGGTAAATTAAATAACATTAATAATTTTAAAAAGTATTTAACTATTGGTAAAGAAATGTCAATCCTAGGTTCTAAAGTAGTGCAGTATTTACACTATGGTAACCTAGACACAACTAATTTAGAATACCAACAATTATCTAGTTTATTTGGAATTCAACAAAGTAAAATTTCTGAAAAATTAGCATGAATTGAACCAGAAATCAAAGCCATTGGGCCAAAAACTATTAAAGGATGAATTGCTAAAGAGCCACAATTAAAAGTCTATGCTCATGATATGGAAGTATTCTTTAAATTTGAACGTTTTATTTTATCAGAACATGATGAAACTTTACTTAGTAAAGTTAGCAAATCACGAAGCGCTGCTGGGGGATTATATGATACTTTAGTTTATGCAGATAAAGAAAAAGTAATGTTTAACTACCACGATAAAGAACAAGAATTAACACAAACTTTATACTTAGATATCTTAGAAAATAGCGATCCTGTTAAAGACCAACAAGTAAGAATTGAAATGGCTAAGAAATTCACTGAAGACATTAAAAATAAAAAACACTCCCTTGCCCAAATCTATGAAAGTATTTTAGAAGTCGCTGTCGAAGAAATCAAAATTCGTAATAATGATAAAGAACCTGATAAGAAAAAACACTTAACAACTTTAGAACAAAGTTTACTAGGTGATGATGTACCATTAGTATTGTATGAAAACCTAATTAAAGCAGGACAAAAACATGCCATCTTAGTAGAACAATTTTATGATTTAAAACGCAAGTTCTTTAAACTAAAAAAATTCTATGGTACTGACACAAGTTTAAAAATGACAACTATGCCTACTAAAAAAATTACCGTTGAAGAAGGAATTGCTAGTGTAAAAGAAATTCTTGCTGTTTTAGGTGACGAATATCTAGAACAATTAGATTTAGCACTTCTTCCAGGAAGAATTGATTACTACGAAGATACTAACAAACGTGTTGGTGCATACTCAACAGGTGGTAGTGGTGTCGAACCGATTATCTTAATGAACTGAGATGATACCCTTAACTCACTAAATACTTTAGCTCATGAACTTGGACATTCAGTTCATACTTTATTCTCAGAAAAATATCAAGAATATCCTAATGCCAACTATCCAATTATTTTAGCAGAAGTAGCATCAACTGTTAATGAACACTTATCATTTGATTATTTATACAATAAAGCCACTGATGACCAAGAACGTATTTACTTATTACAAAGTCATATTGAAACAGTAATTGGTACTTTCTTCCGTCAAATCCAGTTTGCTGAATTTGAATGAAAAGCTCATCAATTAGTTGAAGCAGAAACACCATTAGATGCTGATATCTTAGCTGACCTATATGAAACGACAAGTAATAAATATGGACAAAAAGTATTAGATAAAGCTGACGAAAAAAGTAAATCATATTCATGACCACGTATTTTACATTTCTTCCAATCACCATACTATGTTTATAAATACGCTACTTCAATTACTGTATCTTACAAATTGTATGAAGACATTAAACAAGGAAAAAAAGAAAATCTAATTAATTTCTTAAAAGCAGGAGCAAGCAAATATCCCTTAGATATTTTAAAAGATGCAGGGGTTGACTTAACGCAAATTAATGTTTATAATCCATTAGTTAATAATTTAAAAAATATGATTGAACAATTAGGAAATTTAATTAATAAATAA
- a CDS encoding GMP reductase: MTVKFDFEDINLIAKKGTVKSRKECNTSVKLNGFTFKVPIIPANMSAVIDEKLCVWLAKNNYFYVMHRFDIDQVKFVKMMHEKGLYASISIGVKNEDRILLAEFKKLDTIPEFITIDIAHGHSDAMEGMIKFIKTTFAKTKTKPFIIAGNIMTKEAVKDLEKWGADAIKFGVGPGKACITKLKTGFGTGGWQLNALQDVASSATKPLIADGGIRCNGDIAKAIAFGATMIMAGSILAGYDETPGKIIKENGNEYKEYFGSASIFNKVEATNIEGKKILVPYKGSIAATYKEIEEDLQSAISYAGGKDLSALTKCDYVIVKGTINNGDDR, from the coding sequence ATGACTGTAAAATTTGATTTTGAAGATATAAATCTAATTGCTAAAAAGGGAACTGTTAAATCACGTAAAGAATGCAATACTAGTGTAAAACTTAATGGATTTACTTTTAAAGTTCCCATTATTCCTGCCAATATGAGTGCTGTAATTGATGAAAAATTATGTGTATGATTAGCTAAAAATAATTACTTTTACGTAATGCATCGTTTTGATATTGACCAAGTTAAATTTGTAAAAATGATGCATGAAAAAGGACTATATGCTTCTATTAGTATTGGTGTTAAAAATGAAGACCGTATCTTACTAGCAGAGTTTAAGAAACTAGATACAATTCCTGAATTCATTACCATTGATATTGCCCACGGGCATAGTGATGCTATGGAAGGAATGATTAAATTTATTAAAACCACTTTTGCTAAAACAAAAACTAAACCATTTATTATTGCTGGAAATATTATGACTAAAGAAGCTGTTAAAGATTTAGAAAAATGAGGAGCTGATGCCATTAAATTTGGTGTTGGTCCTGGTAAAGCTTGTATCACTAAATTAAAAACGGGTTTTGGAACTGGTGGTTGACAATTAAATGCATTACAAGACGTAGCAAGTAGCGCTACTAAACCATTAATTGCTGATGGAGGGATTAGATGTAATGGTGACATTGCTAAAGCCATTGCCTTTGGAGCAACTATGATTATGGCCGGTAGTATCTTAGCAGGTTATGATGAAACGCCTGGTAAGATTATTAAAGAAAACGGTAATGAATACAAAGAATATTTTGGTTCAGCAAGTATTTTTAATAAAGTTGAAGCAACTAATATTGAAGGGAAAAAAATCTTAGTCCCTTACAAAGGAAGTATTGCTGCTACATATAAAGAAATTGAAGAAGACTTGCAATCAGCTATTTCTTATGCTGGTGGTAAAGATTTATCTGCTTTAACTAAATGTGATTATGTCATTGTTAAAGGTACGATTAATAATGGTGATGACCGTTAA
- a CDS encoding BMP family ABC transporter substrate-binding protein: protein MRKIFFSLSALALSAMSILPIVACQNQFNDPSVYRITVVTDGHTITDHSFNESSYNGAMQFKKEFYVWSHTIYVDPFYKDKRVEVSWDNPQLTTLDNLMTSYNKAVFINSKVVIASGFLHHDALVKSQNGVLKHQTKFVFVDGDTPNSEVPKANKQLAGLLYKSEQSGFLAGLAGAIWLAANHESYGNDLKMSTYGGADISAVTNYMYGYYWAIKLFNDKTNPLKTKLLDWVKILNPQFSLSTLPNIDFVTSGNQFSGNFTQGSDSSRGINDSLVRQGADIIFPVAGPQTEDTLAALKSGNGKIIGVDTDQQAQYPKSADRFITSAQKDIVSSVDLMLWRSVDRTNESPIHPSDPEAQKTFTDNAIYNGGPGFTGLAANKAIKDIYTPLTTDSEVSVLLNKVSVGWQKVLNLQKDFWANGIKPTSNPF, encoded by the coding sequence ATGCGTAAAATCTTTTTTTCATTAAGTGCTTTGGCATTATCAGCAATGTCTATCTTGCCCATTGTTGCATGTCAAAATCAGTTCAATGATCCTAGTGTTTATCGAATAACAGTAGTAACTGATGGTCATACTATTACCGATCATTCATTTAATGAGTCTTCATACAATGGTGCTATGCAGTTTAAAAAAGAATTTTATGTTTGAAGTCATACTATCTATGTAGATCCTTTTTATAAAGATAAGAGAGTTGAAGTTTCATGAGATAATCCTCAATTAACAACTTTGGATAACTTAATGACATCTTACAATAAAGCAGTATTTATTAATAGTAAGGTTGTTATTGCATCGGGATTCTTGCATCATGATGCGTTAGTTAAATCACAAAATGGTGTTTTAAAGCATCAAACTAAATTCGTTTTTGTTGATGGTGACACACCTAATAGTGAAGTGCCAAAAGCAAATAAACAATTAGCAGGTTTGCTATATAAATCTGAACAATCAGGTTTTTTAGCAGGTTTAGCAGGTGCTATTTGATTAGCAGCAAATCATGAGTCATATGGCAATGATTTAAAAATGTCAACTTATGGTGGTGCAGACATTTCAGCAGTTACTAATTATATGTATGGTTATTATTGAGCTATTAAGTTATTTAATGATAAGACCAATCCCTTAAAAACTAAGTTGTTAGATTGAGTAAAAATTTTAAACCCCCAATTTAGTTTATCGACATTACCAAATATTGATTTTGTTACTTCTGGTAACCAATTCAGCGGTAATTTTACCCAAGGTTCAGACAGTTCTCGTGGAATTAATGATTCATTAGTTAGACAAGGCGCCGATATTATCTTTCCAGTGGCAGGTCCACAAACAGAAGACACATTAGCAGCATTGAAATCTGGTAATGGTAAAATTATTGGTGTTGATACAGATCAACAAGCACAATATCCGAAATCAGCTGATCGTTTTATTACATCTGCGCAAAAAGATATTGTTAGTTCTGTTGATTTGATGTTGTGAAGATCAGTTGATAGAACTAATGAATCACCAATCCATCCATCTGACCCCGAAGCACAAAAAACTTTTACTGATAATGCTATTTACAATGGTGGCCCTGGATTTACCGGATTAGCTGCTAACAAAGCGATCAAAGATATTTATACACCACTTACTACTGATTCTGAAGTCTCAGTATTACTTAACAAAGTATCTGTCGGTTGACAAAAAGTTCTAAATCTCCAAAAAGATTTTTGAGCCAACGGTATTAAACCAACATCAAATCCATTTTAG
- a CDS encoding helix-turn-helix domain-containing protein — translation MPRLTTESKEEIIKLIKDNYKTRIIAERFGVTQQAITQIKNNYLKYGNDSLIVQKVGRKLLADKTPEQLVILSMNT, via the coding sequence ATGCCAAGATTAACAACTGAATCAAAAGAAGAAATAATCAAATTAATAAAAGATAACTATAAAACTAGGATAATTGCTGAACGATTTGGAGTTACTCAACAAGCAATTACTCAAATTAAAAATAATTATTTAAAATATGGTAATGATAGTTTAATAGTCCAAAAAGTTGGTAGAAAACTACTTGCTGATAAAACTCCAGAACAGTTAGTTATTTTATCAATGAATACTTAA